The DNA sequence CTTGCCAGCGGGGGGAGGGAGCCCCGAGCCTTCGGCGATGAGAATCCTCCTGTTGGCGTTGTTCGCCGCTGCGCCGCTCGCCGCCCAGGGGCGCCCGCCGCGCTCGGTGCCGCTCCGGGACCTCGGGATCGAGATCCACGCCGGCCGGGCGCAACTCAGCGAGGCACGCGTCGACATTACGCTGCGCGTGCAGGTCGACTCCGCGGGTCCCGTGCTGCTCTCGATGGCGGCGTGGACGCCGGGCTCGTACGACATCGCGAACTACGCCCGCGCCGTCTCGGGCTTCGCGGCCAGCGACGGGCGTCAGCCGCTGCGCTGGGACAAGCTGGACCCCGACACCTGGCGCATTCACGCGACGCGTGCCAGCACCGTCGAGGTCGCGTACTCGGTGCGCACGGATGCACTCGACGTCGCGGGCAGCTGGAGCGATCGCGACTTCGCCTTCCTGAACGGCACGAACATCCTGCTGTACCCGGAGGGACGGCTCGACACTCCCGCGAGCCTCAGCGTCCGCACGGAAGCCGAGTGGCGCGTGGCGACGGGCATGGCGCCCGGAGACTCCGCGCATCGCTTCCGCGCCAGCGACGTGCACGACTTGCTCGACCATCCGATCTTCGTCGGTCGCTTCGATTTCGATAGCGCACGTGTCGCCGATCGCTGGATGCGGCTCGCGACGTGGCCCGTGGGCAGCGTGAGCGGCCCGCGCCGCGCGGCGCTCTGGGATGCCCTCACGCGCAGCGTCGAGCCGCTGGCCGCGGTGTTCGGCGAGGTGCCGTGGCGCAGCTACACCGTGCTGCAGGTGGCGCACCCGGACGTCGGCGGCATGGCGGCACTCGAGCACGCCGAGAGCGAGCTCGCGCTGGTCGGGACGCCGTTCCTCGACGAACCGTTCGTCGCGAGCATCCACGCGCACGAGATCGCGCACGCCTGGAACGTGAAGCGCCTGCGCCCGGCGGACATGTGGCCCTACCGCTACGACGTCGCGCAGCCGACGCCGTGGCTCTGGATCAGCGAGGGCGTCACCGACTACTACGCCGACCTCGCGCTCGTGCGCAGCGGGCTGATCGACGAGGTGCAGTTCCTCGAGACGACGCTCGGCAAGATCGCCAGCGTCGAGGACCGCCCAGCCACGGCGCTCGAAGACGCGTCGTTCCAGACTTGGCTCGGCATGCGCGACGGTACCGGCGATCTCTACTACGACAAAGGCTCGCTGGCCGGCCTCGCGCTCGACATCCTCATCCGCGATGCCTCGGACAACCGCAGCTCGCTCGACGCCATCATGCGCGAGCTGTATGCGCGTACCTACAAGTCCGGTCGCGGCTTCACACACGATGACGTGTGGAACGCCGTCGCCCGCGCCTCGCGTGGCAAGGCCTGGGGCGACTTCGAACGGCGCTACATCGACGGTCGAGACGCGTATCCGTGGGCGGAATGGCTCCGCCTCGGCGGCTGGCGGCTCGTCGACGAGAAGGTGACGGAACCGCGGCTCGGCGTGTTGCTGCGCAGCCACCCCGACGGCGTGATGGTCACAGGACTCGACCCCGACGGCATGGCCGCGAAGGCCGGCGTCGAACTCGGCGATGTGCTGGTGCAGATCGGCGGCTTCGCCACGACGGATGCGGAGTTCGGCCGCAAGTGGCGCGCGGTGTGGGGCGCGCGTCCCGGCGCGGAGCTCCCGGTGGTCGCGCTGCGCGGCGAGGCGCGCGTGCCCCTCACGGCGCGCGTGGAGCTCGATACGCGCAGCGAGCGGCGTATCGAACCGGATCCGAACGCAAACTCGCGCGCGCGGCGCATCCGTACCGGGATCCTGCAGGGCATTCCGCGGCCCTGAGCCGTCGGCTCAGGGCGTGCCGCTGCGCATCCGTTGCACGCGCTGGGTGCTGGCGCTGTCCCACGGTGTCCGGGGCTCTTGCATCACACGCTCGACGTCCTCGAGTTCACGCGGAACCAGCGCACTCGGGCGCTCGACGCCGCGCGCCGTGACGAGGTAGTCGTCCTCGATGCGCACGCCGATGCCCTTGTAGCGTTCGAAGGCCTGTGCCGTCCGGCGCAGGTAGGCCTCGTTGTCCGGCGTGCGCGGCAGGATCTGCGGCAGGTTCTCACGCACGTAGATGCCGGGCTCGATCGTGAACGCGCTGCCGACACCGATTGCCGACTGCTCGTACTGATCCGGGTCGTGGACGTCGAGGCCGATGCCGTGGCCGAGCCCGTGCATGTAGAACAGGGCGAGCTGCGGGCAGCGGCGCGGACGCTGCGCGCTGCCGCAGTCGTAGGTCGCGTTCGGGGAGTCCATGAGACCGAGCCGCGTGAGGCCCTGCGCGAGGGTGTTCGCTGCGGCGGTCGTGAGCGACTGCCAACGTGCGCCGGGTTCGATCAACCGTTCCGCGGCCTTCTGTGCGGCCAGCACCACGTCGTAGATGTCGCGCTGGGCGGGCGAGAAGCGTCCGCTCACGGGAATCGTCCGGGTGATGTCGGCGGAATAGCCGTCGAACTGCGTCGCCATGTCCATGACGACCACGTCGCCGGCCTGCGTCACCCGCGTGTTCACGTTGTAGTGCAGCGTCGTCGCGTTGGGACCGGAGCCGACAATCGAGCCGTAGCCCGGCACGTCACCGGACTCCCGGCGCCACACCGCCTCGGCTGCCGCCTGCAACTCCCATTCGCCGACGCCAGGCTGCGCCAGCGCGAAGGCGGCGAGATGCCCACGAGCGCTGATCTCGGCGGCGATGCGCAGGCGCTCGAGCTCGGCCTCGGATTTCCTGCCGCGCAGCCGCGCCACGGCGCCCGTGCCGTCTTCGATGCGCGCCGTCGGAAACGATGCCTTGAGCGCATTCACGTACTGTTCATGCGCCGAGAGCGTGGTTGGACCGCCGAAGAAGTCGCCGACCACGTAGAGCCGGATGTCGCCGCGCAGCACCGAGTCCACGGCATTGCGCAGCTCCGCGACGTCGCGCCCTTGCATGCCGGTGGCCGGCCCGACGCCATCCACGCCAAGCCGGGCGCCGGTCCAGACTTCCTGCGCGGGGTCGCGCGGACTCACGAAGAGCGTCGCGCGGATGCTGCCGTTGACGCGGGCGAGCAGCAGCGCCGCGTCGGGTTCACGGAAGCCCGTCAGATAATAGAAGGGCCGCGACTGCGACCACGGCAGGTAGTCCTGCGCCGCCTCTGGCGCCGCGAGCACCAAGACCGCGCCGTCGTCGAGACGCGCAACCAGCGCCTCGCGGCGCGCGGCGAACTCCGCCTGCGCAATCTGGGCGTCCAGCGGAGCCGCAAGCGGCGTCGCCGGAAGCGCTGCGGCGAGGAGCAGCGCGGAGAAGGCAAATCCAATGAGGCGCATCGTGTCGTGCGAAGTGTGTCGGGGAAATCTAGGCGTCCCCAACGTACCCCGCGCCGGCCGCGTAGGTTTAGGCTAGCCCTTCACTCCCACCTGGAGTCGTTCGCGATGTCTTGGCGTTCCTTGGCTTTCGCCCTTCCGTTCACGGCGGTCGCCGCCCTTCCGTTGGCCGCGCAGCAGCCGCGGCTGACCTCGCCGGAGCAGTTCTTCGGCCACCAGATCGGCGCCGACTACGTGCTCCCCAACTACAGCAAGTTCCACGAGTACTGGATCCGCCTCGCCAACGAGTCGGACCGCATGGAGCTCGACACCATCGGGCTCACGGCCGAGGGTCGCCCGCAGATCATGGCGATCGTCTCCAGCCCCGAGAACCTCCGCAACAAGGAGCGCTACCGGCAGATCGCTGAGCGACTCGCGCGCGCCGAGGGCGTGACGGCGGAGCAGGCCCGGCAGCTGGCCCGCGAGGGCAAGGGCATCGTCTGGATCGACGGCGGCCTGCACGCCACCGAGGTGCTGGGTGCGCAGCAGCTGATCGAGACCAACTGGCAGCTGGTGAGCGGGCAGGACGACGAGACGAAGCGCTTCCTCGATGACCTGATCATCGTGATGGTGCACGCCAATCCCGACGGCATGGAGCTGGTGAGCGACTGGTACATGCGCAATCCGGATCCGCGCCGTCGGACGTACAACAACATCCCGCGCCTGTACCAGAAGTACATCGGGCACGACAACAACCGCGACTTCTACCTCGCGGCGCAGCCGGAGTCCGAGAACCTGAACCGCGTGCTGTACACCGAGTGGTATCCGCAGGTGATGTACAACCATCACCAGACGGGTCCGGCCGGCACGGTGATGTTCGCGCCACCGTTCCGCGATCCGATGAACTTCAACATCCACCCGTTGATCAAGACGGGCCTCGATGTGGTCGGCGGCGCGATGCACAACCGCTTCGTGCTCGAGGAGAAGGGCGGTGTCGTGATGCGTTCCGGCGCCGGCTATTCCACGTGGTGGAACGGCGGCCTGCGTACGACGGTGTATTTCCACAACATGATCGGCTTGCTCACCGAGACGATCGGGACGCCGTCGGGCATGGAGATCCCGTTCATCGCCAGCCGGCAGATCGCCAGCGCCGACCTGCCGCTGCCCGTGCAGCCGGGTCCGTGGAAGTTCCGCTCGTCGGTCGAGTACTCGGTGACCGCCAACAAGGCCGTGCTGGACGTCGTCTCGCGCAACCGCGAGCACTTCCTGTTCAACATCTGGAAGATGGGCAACGACCGCATCGAGCAGGGCAACCGTGACAGCTGGACCATCTGGCCGAAGCGCAACGCGGCCGTGGCCGCGCGCATCGACGCGGAGAACCGCCAGCGCCGTTCGCAGCAGCAGGCCGACAACCCGATGGCCTTCCTCGGCGGCTTCGGCAATGCCGCGCAGCAGCGCACCGGCGAAGCGGCGCAGCAGATGATGGCCGCGATGAAGTCGCCGGAGAACCGCGATCCGCGTGCGTACATCATCCCGGCCAACCAGCGCGACTTCCCGACGGCCGTGCGCTTCATCGTGGCGCTGCAGAAGGCCGGCATCGACGTGCATCGCGCGACGGCGGCCTTCTCGCACGGCGGCAAGCAGTACCCGGCCGGCTCGTACGTGGTAAAGGTCGGCCAGGCCTTCGGTGCCCACGTGCTCGACATGTTCGAGGCGCAGGATCACCCGAACGACTTCCGCGTGCCCGGTGGCCCGCCGACGCCGCCCTACGACAACGCCGGCTGGACGCTGGCGATGCAGATGGGCGTGGTCTACGACCGCGTGCTCGACAACCTCACGGGTCCGTTCGAGAAGATCGCGCCGACCAACCGCGTGCGTCCGGCGGCCGGCACGGTGGCGAGCGCGAACGTGTGGCATCTCTCCGGCGCGCACAACGATGCGTTCATCGTCGTGAACCGTCTGCTCAAGGCCAACCAGATGGTGCTGCGCAAGCCGGACGGCACCTGGGTGATCCCGGCCACCGCCGGCAGCCGCCCGATCGTACAGCGCGCGGCCACTGAACTTGGCCTGTCGTTCACCAGCGGCAACAACACCGGTGCCACCGCCGTGCGTCCGATGCGCATCGGCCTGTGGGATCGCTTCGGCGGCTCGATGCCCAGCGGCTGGACGCGCTGGCTGCTCGAGCAGTACGAGTTCCCGTTCACGGTCGTGTATCCGCAGGAACTCGACGCGGGCAATCTGAACGCCAAGTACGACGCGCTCCTCTTCGTCGACGGTGCGATCCCGGCGTACCGCAGCGGCCCCGCCGCGGCCGGCGCGCAGGGCCAGGGTGGCCCCGGACAGCAGGGCGGTGCAGGGGCTGCGGACGCGATTCCGGCCGAGTTCCGCGGCTGGCTCGGCAACGTCACGCAGGACCGCACGGTCCCGCAGCTCAAGCAGTTCGCCGAGAACGGCGGCACGATCATCACGATCGGCAGCTCGACCAACATCGCGCAGCACTTCGGGCTGCCGATGAGCAACCATCTCGTGGAGCGCATGCCCACGGGCGAGGAGCGTGAACTCGGCAGCGAGAAGTTCTACGTGCCGGGCTCGCTGCTGGAGGTCGCGGTCGACAGCACCACGGCGGCCGGTCGCGGCATGACCTCGCGCGCGATCGTCATGTACGACAACTCGCCCGTGTTCCGCCTTGCGCCGGATGCGCAGGCCAAGGGCGTGACGCCGATCGCGTGGTTCGACACCCCGAACGCCCTGCGCAGCGGCTGGGCCTGGGGTGAGACGTATCTCGAGGGTGGCGTGGCCGCCGCGGACGCCCGCGTGGGCCGTGGTATGGTGCGCTTGATCGGCCCCGAGGCGTTGTTCCGTGCGCAGCCGCACGGGACCTTCAAGCTGGTGTTCAACGGGTTGATCGGGACGCGCTGAGGCAGGGTGAAGGGTGAAGGGTGAAAGGTGAAGGGTGAACGGTGAACGGCGGAGGGAGCGAAAGCTTCCTCCGCCGTTCGTTCGATGGGGGTTGGGTGGTGGCCTGCGTATCTTTGGCGGATGCGTAGTTCGCTTTCCATCGCCATTCTCGCGGCAGGTGCCCTCGCGGTTGCGGCGGCGTATGCGTTGACGCTTCTCGCCGCCGTGCCGGCGATGGCGCCGTGGTTGCTCGCGACGGGGGCTGTGCTCGTGCTCACGGGACTCGGACTGCTCGGCGCGGGCCCGCGTGCGCCGCGCCTAGCGGCGGCAGTGCTCGTTGCCTGCGGCTGTACGCTGCTTGGCTTCTGTGTCGCGCTGACCATGACGCCGCACGCGGCCAATGGTCCCTTGCTCTTCGGATTGCCGCGTGCCACGGCCTTGATGCTCCTGCTCACGGGTGGCATCCCGCTCGTGTTGCTGCCGCTGGCATACGCGTGGGCGTTTCCGCGTGAGGTCGAGTCCAAGTGATTCTCACTGTGGGCATCGCCTACTTCGCCGCCTGCGCCCTGATCGGTTGGCTCGCTGCACGGCGTACGAAGTCCGCTGAGGATTTCTTCCTCGCCGGCCGCTCGGTGGGACTGCTGCCCTTCGCCATCGCGGCGATGGCGACGACACTCTCGGGGTTCTCGTTCATCGGTGGACCGGGGCTGGTCTACTCGATTGGCCTCACCGCGCTGTTCATCATCTTGCCGGCGGCGCTCACGAACACCTACGGCGCGCTGGTGCTCGGTGCGCGCATGCGCGCCCTCGGCGAGCAGCATGCATTGATGACCGTGCCGGACGTTCTCGCGCTGCGCTACGGCTCGCGCGCGGTGCAGGGCTGGAGCGCGGTCGCGATCCTGGTGGGTGTCGTCGGATACCTCGGCACCAACGTGCTCGCCCTCGGGCTCGTGGTGCGCGCCCTGTTCGGCCTTGAGCTCACGGCGGCGCTGTGGATCGGCACCGCCGTGCTCATCGCCTACTCGGCGAGCGGCGGCATCCTCGCGGGTATCTGGGTGGATGTTTTCCAAGGTGCGTTGATGGCCATTGCGAGCAGCATCGTCTTTGTATTCGCACTGGATTCAGGCAACGGACTCGCCGCCATCACGCGGGCAATCGAAACGGTCAACCCTGCGCTCGTCGGCCCCTGGGGCGCGCGCGGGGCGATGGTCGCGCTGAGCTTCTTCTTCGTCTTTGCCGTCGGCTCGCTGGGCCAGCCGCATATCGCGCACAAGTATTTCATGCTCAAGGATGCGCGGCGCCTGCGCTGGTATCCTGCGCTGATGACTGTTGCGATGATCCTCGCGCAGCTGCTCTTCGTGGGCGTCGGGCTTGCCGTGAAGGCGCTGGTCGCACGTGGCGAGATGCCCGCGCTCGCCACCGCTGACGATGCGACGCCGCAGTTCTTGCTGCGCTACGTACCGGAGTTCGTGAGTGCCCTCGTCTTCGCCGGCGTCGCCGCGGCGATCATGAGCACGGTCAACAGCTTCTTGAACATCGGTGCCGCCGCCATCACGCGCGATATCCCCAAGGCCCTCGGCCGGACACTCGACGCCACGCAGGGACTTCGCAGCGCACGCCTGTGGACCGTCACCCTCGCTGTCATGGGAGCCGTCACCGCGCAACTCAGCGGCACGCTCGTCGCGTTCCTCGGCATCTTCGGCTACGGCCTCTTCGCGAGCACGCTGGTGCCCGCACTCGCCATCGGCCTCACCTGGGAGCACGGCACCAAGCAGGCAGCCCTCGCCAGCATCCTCACCGGCCTCGTACTCACACTCGCCCTCGAGACCGCCGCCTACGCCAAGCTCATCAGCCTCCCCACCGGCGTAACCGTCAGCGGCCTCAGCCTCGTGACGAGTATCCTCGTGTACGTCACGGTATCACTCGCCAGCCAACCGACGCGTGAGCGCAGAAGCTCTCAGCTTACAGCTTAGAGCTCACAGCTGCCGTTCAGTTACTTCAGCAAGCCTTTCGCAATCGTCGACAACTGCATGTTCGACGTCCCCTCATAGATCGTCCCGATCTTCGCATCGCGATAGAACTTCTCCGCGGGATAATCCTTCGTATAGCCGTACCCGCCGAAGAGTTCGAGGCTCAGCGACGTCACGCGCTCGGCGACCTGCGACGAATACAGCTTCGCCATCGCGCCAGCCTGCGCGATATCCTCGCCGGCGTCACGCAGCCGCGCCGAGTTGTAGACCATGAGTCGCGCGGCTTCGAGTTCGGTCGCGGCCTGCGCGAGCTGGAACTGGATGCCCTGGAACTCGGCCAGCGACTTCCCGAACTGCTGCCGCTCCTTCACGTAGGCCACCGCGGCGTCGAGCGCACCCTGCGCCACGCCGATCATCTGCGCCCCGATGCCGATGCGTCCTTCGTTCAGCGTCT is a window from the Pseudogemmatithrix spongiicola genome containing:
- a CDS encoding aminopeptidase P N-terminal domain-containing protein is translated as MRLIGFAFSALLLAAALPATPLAAPLDAQIAQAEFAARREALVARLDDGAVLVLAAPEAAQDYLPWSQSRPFYYLTGFREPDAALLLARVNGSIRATLFVSPRDPAQEVWTGARLGVDGVGPATGMQGRDVAELRNAVDSVLRGDIRLYVVGDFFGGPTTLSAHEQYVNALKASFPTARIEDGTGAVARLRGRKSEAELERLRIAAEISARGHLAAFALAQPGVGEWELQAAAEAVWRRESGDVPGYGSIVGSGPNATTLHYNVNTRVTQAGDVVVMDMATQFDGYSADITRTIPVSGRFSPAQRDIYDVVLAAQKAAERLIEPGARWQSLTTAAANTLAQGLTRLGLMDSPNATYDCGSAQRPRRCPQLALFYMHGLGHGIGLDVHDPDQYEQSAIGVGSAFTIEPGIYVRENLPQILPRTPDNEAYLRRTAQAFERYKGIGVRIEDDYLVTARGVERPSALVPRELEDVERVMQEPRTPWDSASTQRVQRMRSGTP
- a CDS encoding M14 family metallopeptidase yields the protein MSWRSLAFALPFTAVAALPLAAQQPRLTSPEQFFGHQIGADYVLPNYSKFHEYWIRLANESDRMELDTIGLTAEGRPQIMAIVSSPENLRNKERYRQIAERLARAEGVTAEQARQLAREGKGIVWIDGGLHATEVLGAQQLIETNWQLVSGQDDETKRFLDDLIIVMVHANPDGMELVSDWYMRNPDPRRRTYNNIPRLYQKYIGHDNNRDFYLAAQPESENLNRVLYTEWYPQVMYNHHQTGPAGTVMFAPPFRDPMNFNIHPLIKTGLDVVGGAMHNRFVLEEKGGVVMRSGAGYSTWWNGGLRTTVYFHNMIGLLTETIGTPSGMEIPFIASRQIASADLPLPVQPGPWKFRSSVEYSVTANKAVLDVVSRNREHFLFNIWKMGNDRIEQGNRDSWTIWPKRNAAVAARIDAENRQRRSQQQADNPMAFLGGFGNAAQQRTGEAAQQMMAAMKSPENRDPRAYIIPANQRDFPTAVRFIVALQKAGIDVHRATAAFSHGGKQYPAGSYVVKVGQAFGAHVLDMFEAQDHPNDFRVPGGPPTPPYDNAGWTLAMQMGVVYDRVLDNLTGPFEKIAPTNRVRPAAGTVASANVWHLSGAHNDAFIVVNRLLKANQMVLRKPDGTWVIPATAGSRPIVQRAATELGLSFTSGNNTGATAVRPMRIGLWDRFGGSMPSGWTRWLLEQYEFPFTVVYPQELDAGNLNAKYDALLFVDGAIPAYRSGPAAAGAQGQGGPGQQGGAGAADAIPAEFRGWLGNVTQDRTVPQLKQFAENGGTIITIGSSTNIAQHFGLPMSNHLVERMPTGEERELGSEKFYVPGSLLEVAVDSTTAAGRGMTSRAIVMYDNSPVFRLAPDAQAKGVTPIAWFDTPNALRSGWAWGETYLEGGVAAADARVGRGMVRLIGPEALFRAQPHGTFKLVFNGLIGTR
- a CDS encoding sodium:solute symporter family transporter, whose amino-acid sequence is MILTVGIAYFAACALIGWLAARRTKSAEDFFLAGRSVGLLPFAIAAMATTLSGFSFIGGPGLVYSIGLTALFIILPAALTNTYGALVLGARMRALGEQHALMTVPDVLALRYGSRAVQGWSAVAILVGVVGYLGTNVLALGLVVRALFGLELTAALWIGTAVLIAYSASGGILAGIWVDVFQGALMAIASSIVFVFALDSGNGLAAITRAIETVNPALVGPWGARGAMVALSFFFVFAVGSLGQPHIAHKYFMLKDARRLRWYPALMTVAMILAQLLFVGVGLAVKALVARGEMPALATADDATPQFLLRYVPEFVSALVFAGVAAAIMSTVNSFLNIGAAAITRDIPKALGRTLDATQGLRSARLWTVTLAVMGAVTAQLSGTLVAFLGIFGYGLFASTLVPALAIGLTWEHGTKQAALASILTGLVLTLALETAAYAKLISLPTGVTVSGLSLVTSILVYVTVSLASQPTRERRSSQLTA